One window of Atribacter laminatus genomic DNA carries:
- the ftsA gene encoding cell division protein FtsA, with translation MKLFKYIETSNPTIAAVDVGTSKICTLIGKIRSNGIEILGIGLSASSGIKKGKVVDVEKASHSIKESVLNSLSVAKEEPNFLYTGIAGDYVTSRNAENEILLGKVSREVYEKDIEKVIEGTRTQITSDGQAVIHVIPQEFSLDDQRGIAQPRKLVGTRLKVNAHVVTAEENHLHNLVECFQSVGYEVYRTVFQPYASALAVLTTGEQEAGTVLIDIGGGTTDIAVFYNDSIYYSNILPVGGELITSDLAIGLRTSRDEAERIKLQYGSVYSKYVPDDEMIEVKDISMKSLRSVKRKFACEIIEARVKEMILMIRREIRASGMSSVLRGGIVITGGSSLLGGLNEFATTLLNMPVRIGFPESKNYLGQVQVISSPIFSTSCGLLQMALTEGQERKSDHRFNEGSSGKIHGMVNKLKDFFMMG, from the coding sequence TTGAAATTATTTAAATATATTGAGACATCAAACCCAACTATTGCAGCGGTTGATGTAGGAACCAGCAAAATTTGTACGTTAATCGGGAAGATTCGATCCAATGGAATCGAAATATTAGGTATTGGGTTGAGTGCTTCGTCTGGGATAAAAAAAGGAAAAGTTGTTGATGTTGAAAAAGCTTCCCATTCGATAAAAGAGTCGGTTCTCAATTCCTTGAGCGTTGCCAAAGAAGAACCGAATTTTTTATATACTGGGATTGCAGGTGATTACGTTACTTCCAGGAATGCTGAAAATGAAATACTTCTCGGAAAAGTCAGTCGGGAGGTATATGAAAAAGATATTGAAAAAGTCATAGAGGGAACTCGAACTCAGATAACCAGTGACGGTCAGGCGGTCATTCATGTTATCCCTCAGGAGTTTTCGTTGGACGATCAACGGGGAATTGCTCAACCTCGCAAACTGGTGGGAACTCGTTTAAAGGTGAATGCCCATGTGGTTACCGCTGAAGAAAACCATCTCCACAATTTGGTTGAATGTTTTCAAAGCGTAGGGTATGAAGTTTACCGAACAGTATTTCAACCCTATGCCTCGGCGTTGGCAGTATTGACCACTGGTGAGCAGGAAGCGGGAACGGTTTTAATAGATATCGGCGGAGGGACAACGGATATTGCGGTATTCTATAATGATTCTATCTATTATTCTAATATTTTACCGGTTGGAGGAGAGCTGATTACTTCTGATTTGGCAATTGGTCTCCGGACATCCCGCGACGAGGCAGAAAGAATAAAACTCCAATATGGAAGTGTTTATAGTAAATATGTTCCTGATGATGAAATGATTGAAGTCAAGGATATTAGCATGAAGTCTCTGCGGTCGGTAAAGAGGAAGTTTGCCTGTGAGATAATTGAAGCGCGAGTGAAGGAAATGATACTAATGATTAGAAGGGAAATTCGAGCTTCAGGCATGTCGTCGGTATTACGGGGAGGAATAGTTATTACTGGCGGGTCTTCGCTTTTGGGAGGGCTCAATGAATTTGCTACAACGCTCTTAAATATGCCGGTTCGGATTGGATTTCCAGAAAGTAAAAATTACTTAGGGCAAGTGCAAGTCATATCGAGCCCAATATTTTCAACTTCTTGTGGGCTATTACAAATGGCACTTACTGAAGGCCAGGAAAGAAAATCAGATCATCGCTTTAACGAGGGATCTTCTGGAAAAATTCATGGAATGGTTAATAAATTAAAGGATTTCTTCATGATGGGATAA
- a CDS encoding cell division protein FtsQ/DivIB, whose protein sequence is MVFSLFMRGNLFAVNQIEVSGNRSISVKYIESASGIQIGQSIFGLRTWEIENRIKKINDVKSVRVQKVFPHLIRIEIVERAPLAKVVVGDTWFYVDDQGVRVNTPSDNPDLLISLYVPSLENDSIKMTLEVIRAWLSDFDTHLKMTKMVHNNLFILQLQNDIFIKCESVQNLKEKIPVLKPLLREVQVKALKVVGFDLRMKKDIVLIQDEEEIF, encoded by the coding sequence TTGGTTTTTAGCCTCTTCATGAGAGGGAATTTGTTTGCAGTAAACCAAATTGAGGTGAGCGGTAATCGGAGCATATCGGTAAAATATATCGAAAGCGCCTCGGGTATTCAAATTGGACAGAGTATTTTTGGTTTAAGAACTTGGGAAATTGAAAACCGGATCAAAAAAATTAACGACGTAAAAAGCGTAAGAGTTCAAAAGGTTTTTCCTCATTTAATTCGAATCGAGATTGTGGAAAGAGCTCCCTTGGCAAAAGTTGTGGTTGGAGATACCTGGTTTTATGTCGATGATCAAGGGGTAAGAGTAAATACCCCATCTGACAACCCCGATCTTTTAATTTCTCTTTATGTTCCATCCCTCGAAAATGATTCGATTAAAATGACTTTAGAGGTTATTCGTGCTTGGCTGAGCGATTTTGATACGCATTTGAAGATGACGAAAATGGTTCATAACAATCTGTTTATTTTACAACTTCAAAATGATATATTTATCAAGTGTGAGAGTGTTCAAAACTTGAAAGAAAAAATCCCGGTTTTGAAACCCTTGTTGAGAGAAGTCCAGGTAAAAGCTCTCAAGGTTGTTGGTTTTGATCTACGCATGAAAAAAGACATTGTTCTTATCCAGGACGAGGAGGAAATTTTTTGA
- the murB gene encoding UDP-N-acetylmuramate dehydrogenase — translation MEGSRQYVQEKWKSVEKEYAGSSDLIVIPQAEMKLYTTWKIGGRVVALVDVLRGVVFPKLILKMQDLNCPWKILGRGSNILVHDQGFPGVVVRLAGEYAEMKCIGNHRIESGAGVPLSHLVSFALCHSMGGFEFLVGIPGTVGGAVRINAGCFGQEIKNLIQEILVMDNNGNIEWLERNKVDFFYRGSSLKKDRLTILKVIFQLFPDKTENIKNNIRRNSLLRKQFQPVGWPSAGCVFKNPPGDYAAKIIDQMGFKGLRTGFAQISEKHSNFIINRGAAKARDVMVLIDWIRQEVQRERNIFLENEIEVWQ, via the coding sequence ATGGAAGGTAGCCGACAGTATGTGCAGGAAAAATGGAAATCAGTTGAGAAAGAGTATGCCGGTTCTTCGGACTTGATTGTAATACCACAGGCTGAAATGAAGCTTTATACGACCTGGAAAATTGGTGGTCGGGTAGTCGCTTTAGTTGATGTTTTAAGAGGTGTGGTTTTCCCGAAATTAATTTTAAAAATGCAGGATTTAAACTGTCCCTGGAAAATTCTGGGACGAGGATCAAATATTCTGGTTCATGATCAAGGTTTTCCAGGAGTGGTGGTTCGTCTTGCTGGCGAATATGCTGAAATGAAATGTATTGGAAACCATCGTATTGAAAGTGGAGCCGGAGTTCCTCTTTCGCATTTAGTGAGTTTTGCTCTATGCCACAGTATGGGAGGATTTGAATTTCTCGTTGGTATTCCGGGAACGGTGGGAGGAGCGGTGCGGATTAATGCCGGTTGTTTCGGACAGGAAATCAAAAATTTAATCCAAGAAATCTTAGTCATGGATAATAATGGTAATATAGAGTGGTTGGAAAGGAATAAGGTGGATTTTTTTTATCGAGGGTCATCATTAAAGAAAGATAGGTTGACGATTTTGAAAGTCATTTTTCAGCTTTTTCCCGATAAAACCGAAAATATTAAGAATAATATTCGTCGAAATAGCCTCCTCCGTAAGCAATTTCAGCCGGTGGGTTGGCCGTCGGCCGGTTGTGTATTTAAAAATCCACCTGGTGACTATGCGGCTAAAATCATCGATCAAATGGGATTCAAGGGGTTAAGAACCGGTTTCGCCCAAATTTCTGAGAAACATTCCAATTTTATAATCAATCGTGGAGCGGCGAAAGCTCGAGATGTAATGGTACTGATAGATTGGATTCGCCAAGAAGTACAACGAGAAAGAAATATTTTTCTGGAAAATGAAATCGAGGTATGGCAATGA
- the murC gene encoding UDP-N-acetylmuramate--L-alanine ligase, translating into MNAHLVSLPNELYFIGIGGTGMSALATIAFEMGYQVSGSDIFCGENTCRLQEKGIQVFIGHSRERIKNISAVVISSAIPPENVELQEAIQRNIPIIHRGEMLAFFLNQKKGIAIAGTHGKTTTTSMISLLLEVAGLDPTVLVGGEVEDIGGNARFGDGEYFVSEADESDGSFLRLSPYCAVITNIEDDHLEYYGSQENEMNAFVSFTNGVKEGGFIVACGDHPNVQAMFNQHPQTNLMTYGMINDRVDVHGSMVEERAEGSLFRVTYLNQNLGSFILNIPGLHNVINSLACVAVGVKLGIDKKSIASALEMFKGVKRRYERIGYIDGTLVVDDYAHHPTEMSVVLRTALSRTLGKVIVVFQPHRYTRTKRLYREMAEILKKAHQVILFPIYSAGEKPIEGITSSLIYDELKKAGYDGVHMVSTIDEALDITENLIGPGNILITMGAGDVWKVADSMCRKNGNQLRKSMPVLRT; encoded by the coding sequence TTGAACGCTCATCTCGTCTCATTACCTAACGAACTCTATTTTATTGGTATTGGCGGCACTGGCATGAGTGCCTTGGCAACCATCGCTTTTGAAATGGGATATCAGGTTAGTGGCTCTGATATTTTTTGTGGAGAAAACACTTGTCGACTTCAGGAAAAAGGCATTCAGGTATTTATCGGTCACTCAAGAGAAAGAATTAAAAATATTTCTGCAGTGGTTATTTCTTCCGCTATCCCCCCAGAAAATGTCGAACTCCAAGAAGCCATTCAAAGAAACATACCAATTATTCATCGGGGAGAGATGTTGGCCTTTTTTCTCAATCAGAAAAAGGGTATAGCAATTGCAGGAACCCACGGAAAAACCACTACGACCTCGATGATTTCACTCTTGTTGGAAGTCGCCGGCCTGGATCCTACGGTCTTGGTAGGTGGAGAAGTCGAAGATATCGGGGGGAACGCTCGCTTTGGTGATGGAGAATATTTTGTATCCGAAGCTGACGAGAGTGACGGATCTTTTTTAAGGCTCAGCCCCTACTGCGCGGTGATAACCAATATCGAAGATGACCATTTGGAATATTACGGAAGTCAAGAAAATGAAATGAATGCTTTTGTTTCCTTTACTAATGGTGTTAAAGAGGGGGGATTTATAGTAGCCTGCGGAGACCACCCTAATGTACAGGCAATGTTCAACCAACACCCCCAGACTAATTTAATGACTTATGGAATGATCAATGATAGAGTTGATGTTCACGGATCGATGGTTGAAGAAAGGGCGGAAGGGTCTTTGTTTCGAGTGACCTATCTCAACCAGAACTTAGGTTCTTTTATCTTGAATATTCCTGGGCTCCATAACGTTATTAATTCCTTAGCCTGTGTAGCGGTTGGGGTAAAGCTGGGAATTGATAAAAAATCAATTGCCAGTGCTTTAGAGATGTTTAAAGGAGTGAAGAGACGTTATGAGCGAATTGGTTATATTGATGGAACCCTGGTGGTTGACGATTATGCTCACCATCCAACTGAAATGAGTGTAGTATTGAGAACAGCGCTGAGCCGGACATTAGGCAAGGTGATTGTTGTTTTTCAACCTCATCGGTATACCAGAACCAAGCGTCTTTATAGAGAAATGGCTGAAATACTAAAGAAAGCCCATCAAGTTATCCTCTTTCCCATTTATTCGGCTGGTGAAAAGCCGATTGAAGGCATTACCTCAAGTTTAATTTATGATGAGTTAAAAAAAGCCGGTTATGATGGTGTTCATATGGTTTCAACCATAGATGAAGCTCTTGACATTACCGAGAATCTGATAGGTCCAGGAAATATTTTGATTACCATGGGGGCCGGAGATGTATGGAAGGTAGCCGACAGTATGTGCAGGAAAAATGGAAATCAGTTGAGAAAGAGTATGCCGGTTCTTCGGACTTGA
- a CDS encoding UDP-N-acetylglucosamine--N-acetylmuramyl-(pentapeptide) pyrophosphoryl-undecaprenol N-acetylglucosamine transferase translates to MNEIFIAAGGTGGHIFPALSIAQHLSHDFLIRFIGTKRGMEKKLVPEAGFALSFIRARGWNRTSTVDFLRAFGDNIVGLFQSCYLFIKFRPRAVLVFGSYVSLLIAFWAKIFRIPIFVQEQNIHPGFANRIISRWSKKTFVPVAEAVEGFRDTSRVVVTGNPLRGEVLDWQGKDKEARGKLGLDSHKKTLLIIGGSRGSQLINQVFWQALPFIEKLNLQVIHITGDESYQEAKERAARYPFPYLVYDFYPNPGIFYAAADLVISRSGANVTYELFCFGLPAVLIPYGEATEEHQFYNAQWLGEKLPVIIIDEKSLHSEGLAQAIRGLSEQSEKKYKKIEDFRFSATRIAGMIVNEIRRRN, encoded by the coding sequence TTGAATGAAATATTTATTGCAGCTGGTGGAACCGGCGGTCATATTTTTCCAGCGCTCAGCATTGCTCAACATCTTTCTCACGACTTTTTGATTCGCTTTATTGGAACCAAAAGAGGCATGGAAAAAAAATTAGTTCCTGAAGCTGGTTTTGCGCTTTCTTTTATTCGAGCGCGAGGATGGAATCGAACATCAACTGTAGATTTTCTACGTGCCTTTGGTGATAATATAGTAGGATTGTTTCAAAGCTGTTATCTTTTTATCAAATTTCGGCCTCGGGCGGTCTTGGTTTTTGGCAGCTATGTATCTTTGCTGATCGCTTTTTGGGCAAAAATATTTCGGATTCCGATATTCGTTCAGGAACAGAATATCCATCCGGGTTTTGCCAACCGGATCATCTCCCGTTGGTCAAAAAAAACCTTTGTACCGGTTGCGGAAGCAGTTGAAGGTTTTCGTGATACAAGTCGGGTGGTTGTAACCGGTAATCCCTTGCGGGGAGAGGTTCTTGATTGGCAGGGAAAAGATAAGGAAGCAAGGGGAAAACTCGGTCTCGATTCTCATAAGAAAACTTTGCTCATCATAGGAGGAAGTAGAGGTTCTCAGCTGATTAACCAGGTATTTTGGCAAGCATTGCCTTTTATAGAAAAATTGAATTTACAAGTCATTCATATCACTGGAGATGAATCTTATCAAGAAGCCAAGGAAAGGGCGGCGCGCTATCCATTTCCTTATTTGGTTTATGATTTTTACCCAAATCCAGGTATTTTTTATGCGGCGGCCGATTTGGTAATCAGTCGATCTGGTGCCAATGTTACTTATGAATTGTTTTGTTTTGGTCTTCCGGCGGTCTTGATTCCTTATGGAGAGGCAACTGAAGAACACCAGTTTTACAATGCCCAATGGCTGGGTGAAAAGTTACCGGTCATCATTATAGACGAAAAAAGTCTTCATTCAGAAGGCTTAGCTCAGGCAATTCGAGGTCTATCTGAGCAGTCAGAAAAAAAATATAAAAAAATTGAAGATTTTCGATTTTCAGCAACACGAATTGCTGGTATGATTGTCAATGAGATCCGTAGGAGGAATTGA
- the ftsW gene encoding putative lipid II flippase FtsW: protein MGTNEDFLNQWSSVNSNENHLKRWWWEIDPFLFWATILLLCIGLIMVFSASMTTSIMSYSDPYYFFKKQVVGVALSFFFFIIASFIRLDFVRKMSSKLLLLSVLLLTLVFFPYIGRMVGGSYRWLDFGMMRFQPSELAKLSLIIYMADSLVTHRHRAQDFWYGVVPFLLVVGIMGVLVIMEPDLGTTLFLAGITFVMLFLGGRKIIHLLYPIFAGIPILLFLIFASGNQYWKARLEAFIDPWKEPLGKGFQIIQSLIAIGSGGLFGRGLGESRQKFFYLPDRHTDFIFAIIGEELGFIGTMGVVVLFCILFWRGWQIAIRSGDDFQALLAMGIILSILMQVIVNMSAVLKILPVSGVPLPLVSYGNSSILITMIEIGLLFNIARQSKVNHFE, encoded by the coding sequence ATGGGAACCAATGAAGATTTTTTAAACCAATGGTCATCAGTCAATTCAAATGAAAATCATTTAAAACGCTGGTGGTGGGAAATCGATCCTTTTCTATTTTGGGCGACGATCCTCTTGCTTTGCATTGGTTTGATAATGGTTTTCAGTGCCAGCATGACCACCTCGATCATGTCCTATAGCGATCCTTATTATTTTTTTAAAAAGCAGGTGGTTGGTGTTGCTTTGTCTTTCTTTTTTTTCATTATTGCCTCCTTTATCCGACTGGATTTTGTTCGGAAAATGAGCTCCAAATTACTTCTTCTTTCGGTTCTTTTGCTTACCCTTGTTTTCTTCCCCTATATTGGTAGAATGGTGGGCGGATCCTATCGGTGGTTAGATTTTGGCATGATGCGTTTTCAGCCTTCGGAATTGGCAAAATTGAGTTTAATCATTTATATGGCTGATTCCTTGGTAACCCACCGTCATCGAGCACAGGATTTTTGGTATGGAGTCGTACCTTTCCTCTTGGTGGTTGGAATTATGGGAGTATTGGTCATTATGGAACCAGATCTGGGTACCACTCTATTTTTGGCTGGTATCACCTTTGTCATGCTTTTTTTAGGAGGGCGAAAAATAATTCACCTGCTCTATCCAATTTTTGCCGGAATTCCCATCCTGCTCTTCTTGATTTTTGCTAGTGGGAATCAATACTGGAAGGCACGGCTTGAGGCTTTTATCGACCCTTGGAAAGAACCCTTGGGGAAGGGCTTTCAAATTATTCAATCTCTCATTGCCATTGGTTCGGGAGGCTTATTTGGTCGGGGATTGGGGGAAAGCCGACAAAAATTTTTCTATCTTCCTGATCGGCATACCGATTTTATTTTTGCCATTATTGGCGAAGAGTTAGGTTTTATAGGAACAATGGGAGTGGTTGTTTTATTTTGTATTCTTTTTTGGCGGGGATGGCAAATAGCGATTCGTTCTGGTGATGACTTTCAAGCTCTGTTGGCAATGGGAATTATCCTGAGTATCCTCATGCAGGTCATTGTTAACATGAGCGCAGTTCTCAAAATCCTCCCAGTATCAGGCGTACCATTACCATTGGTGAGTTATGGAAACTCATCAATACTGATTACCATGATCGAAATCGGTTTGTTGTTCAATATCGCACGACAGTCAAAGGTGAATCATTTTGAATGA
- the murD gene encoding UDP-N-acetylmuramoyl-L-alanine--D-glutamate ligase, with protein MRNYLVVGMGKTGESTTGFLLDHGEKVLGYDDHKKRSDLLPNILNHPTYSHLMPADLPKLNWKNIQECIVSPGVPSHHPVLVKCDQEQIPILSEVELACSMLDFPLIGITGSNGKSTTVALIGHILNRAGFSAFVGGNFGTPLIDSIAFPASYHWGVVELSSFQLERIVNARFHIAGILNLSPNHLDRHNTFRDYFFQKRNIFINQKKDDRAIINFSIPNWHAQLCQMVRSSIVPVTSFGQLHEGFYWEKQKIVERFEGKERNIDCRNWQLPGGHNRENLLFASAVCRVVGVRVDQIEESLSSFQGLSHRIQKIAEINGVVFYDDSKSTTPASTCAAINSLNGPIILLLGGRSKIKDFSEFTRYFSPDKIKMVLLFGEDRELIQKFIPESIPTFLFSDLDEIFLKIRSLTVSGDCVLLSPACTSWDQYANYQERGEHFFRLVYGNQ; from the coding sequence ATGAGGAATTACTTAGTTGTAGGAATGGGAAAAACTGGAGAAAGTACCACTGGTTTTTTGCTTGATCATGGCGAGAAGGTGTTGGGGTATGACGATCACAAAAAGAGAAGTGATTTATTGCCGAACATTCTCAACCACCCAACTTATTCTCATCTTATGCCAGCTGATCTGCCTAAACTGAATTGGAAAAATATCCAGGAATGCATAGTAAGTCCAGGGGTTCCTTCCCATCATCCGGTCTTGGTCAAATGTGACCAAGAGCAGATCCCGATTTTGAGCGAAGTGGAATTAGCCTGCAGCATGCTGGATTTTCCTCTCATCGGTATTACTGGTTCCAATGGGAAGAGTACCACCGTGGCCCTGATCGGCCATATACTAAATAGGGCGGGTTTTTCGGCCTTTGTGGGAGGGAATTTTGGGACACCTTTAATTGATTCAATTGCTTTTCCAGCTTCATACCATTGGGGAGTAGTGGAACTGAGTAGCTTCCAATTGGAGAGGATTGTAAATGCAAGGTTTCACATTGCTGGTATCCTGAATCTGTCACCCAACCATTTGGATCGGCATAATACTTTTCGAGATTATTTTTTTCAAAAACGGAATATTTTTATCAATCAGAAAAAAGACGATCGGGCGATCATCAATTTTTCCATTCCCAACTGGCATGCCCAACTATGTCAAATGGTCCGCAGCTCTATCGTTCCCGTGACAAGTTTTGGGCAATTACATGAGGGATTTTATTGGGAGAAACAAAAAATTGTTGAACGATTCGAGGGTAAGGAAAGAAATATTGATTGTCGCAATTGGCAACTCCCCGGGGGGCATAATCGGGAAAACTTATTATTTGCTTCTGCAGTTTGCCGAGTTGTGGGAGTTAGGGTTGATCAGATTGAAGAGTCTCTTTCAAGCTTTCAAGGATTGAGTCATCGAATTCAGAAGATTGCCGAAATAAACGGTGTTGTATTTTATGATGATTCCAAATCGACGACACCAGCATCCACCTGTGCAGCAATCAATTCCTTAAATGGACCTATTATTTTGCTCTTAGGGGGGAGAAGTAAAATAAAAGATTTTTCTGAATTCACCCGGTATTTTTCCCCGGATAAAATTAAAATGGTTCTTCTCTTTGGGGAAGACCGAGAGCTGATTCAAAAATTTATACCAGAATCCATACCCACCTTTTTATTCTCTGATTTAGACGAAATTTTTTTAAAAATCCGTTCTTTGACTGTGTCCGGTGATTGCGTTCTTTTATCTCCAGCCTGCACTAGCTGGGACCAATATGCCAACTACCAGGAAAGAGGTGAACATTTTTTTCGTTTAGTCTATGGGAACCAATGA
- the mraY gene encoding phospho-N-acetylmuramoyl-pentapeptide-transferase — MKPGIIPNNLFFAFLLAFGIGMVFFPLFIRWQQQRHLGQKIKKEGPNLHLHKENTPSMGGVVIFTALLVVFGVGKRYWLDNLLPIILLTGYTLLGLVDDWYKSYLEKPWGIKARYKFLFQIVLAGIILWLAMDWIPTQITIPFSHNVIPVSRPLFFWYGIFIIVATSNAFNIADGLDGLAGGSGILTFLFWGLLLLTLGKTQLSWLAFGVIGGLTAFLWFNIWPAGIFMGDSGSLGLGALIGFMALISGQSLLIIFSALVFFVDTLSVILQVFSFKILGRRLFLMSPIHHHFELKGIKETQITVRFWIIQAIGITVAWLGRVQ; from the coding sequence ATGAAACCTGGAATTATTCCCAATAATCTATTCTTTGCTTTTCTTTTGGCTTTTGGAATTGGAATGGTTTTTTTTCCGCTGTTTATTCGATGGCAGCAGCAACGCCATCTTGGTCAAAAAATAAAGAAAGAAGGACCTAATCTCCATCTTCACAAAGAGAATACTCCCAGCATGGGCGGTGTAGTCATTTTTACAGCCCTTTTGGTGGTATTTGGAGTTGGAAAACGGTATTGGTTAGACAATCTACTCCCAATAATACTCCTTACCGGCTATACCCTTTTAGGGTTGGTTGATGACTGGTATAAGAGCTATTTGGAGAAACCCTGGGGAATAAAAGCTCGTTATAAGTTTTTGTTCCAGATTGTCCTTGCCGGAATAATTCTTTGGCTGGCTATGGATTGGATCCCAACTCAGATTACCATCCCATTTAGCCATAATGTGATTCCAGTTTCTCGTCCACTTTTTTTTTGGTACGGGATATTTATTATCGTTGCTACATCAAATGCATTTAATATTGCCGATGGCTTGGATGGGTTAGCGGGGGGTTCGGGTATTCTTACCTTTCTTTTTTGGGGTTTGCTTTTATTAACCTTAGGGAAAACTCAGCTTTCCTGGTTAGCCTTTGGAGTAATTGGAGGATTAACCGCCTTTTTATGGTTTAATATCTGGCCAGCGGGTATTTTTATGGGTGATTCCGGATCATTAGGCTTGGGAGCTCTTATCGGCTTTATGGCACTTATTTCCGGGCAGTCTCTTTTGATTATTTTTTCGGCGCTGGTTTTTTTTGTTGATACTCTTTCAGTGATATTGCAGGTTTTTTCTTTTAAAATTTTAGGTCGGAGACTTTTTTTAATGAGTCCAATTCATCATCATTTTGAATTAAAAGGAATAAAAGAAACGCAAATTACCGTGCGTTTCTGGATCATTCAAGCCATTGGAATTACAGTAGCATGGTTAGGACGGGTTCAATAG
- a CDS encoding UDP-N-acetylmuramoyl-tripeptide--D-alanyl-D-alanine ligase, with the protein MITRPDIIQATGAKLVAPGKQEKFDKIMIDSRQNTECGLFVAIKGKNADGHSYLNDAWDHGARGALISQKVKSPQDFGLFLVDDTVEALKNLGIFCSKRVTGKKIAITGTVGKTTTKFYFQKILGLRFRVAATPFSYNTNIGVSASFCNFSPQDDFFIIEAGINKKGEMDELSEIIDPEIVVFTAFGKAHLEGFGNIETIIQEKILLAENAKTIYLNGDNIYALKLKEDFSHQGKEVILFGLQNHITSQLSLLDYQLNPTEGITRFRFQCEGQVYRFQAPIFSPELIILLLPVLHQAFQLGIQEEEIQMVLNEILLPEGREKIYHVGEGYVIDDSYNANPISLHKALNLLKRFNHQGYQTWVVLGDMLEMGSFSEAVHQESIRSLEEHNIKNVILYGSLMHGAAEKVLSKNSVDGEYYLASSHEEIKKILLDQIPFPFSRLIVLFKGSRAMKLEEAIPTEWIEHETWNYSQ; encoded by the coding sequence ATGATTACAAGGCCGGATATTATTCAAGCAACCGGAGCCAAGCTGGTCGCTCCAGGAAAACAAGAAAAATTTGATAAGATTATGATCGATAGCCGGCAAAATACCGAATGCGGTTTATTTGTAGCTATAAAAGGGAAAAATGCCGATGGTCATTCTTATTTAAATGATGCTTGGGATCATGGCGCTCGAGGGGCTTTGATTAGTCAAAAGGTCAAATCTCCCCAAGATTTTGGCCTTTTCTTGGTTGATGATACCGTTGAAGCACTAAAAAACCTCGGGATATTCTGCTCAAAACGTGTCACTGGGAAGAAAATTGCCATAACCGGAACGGTGGGGAAAACGACTACAAAATTTTATTTCCAAAAAATACTTGGCCTTCGCTTTCGAGTGGCTGCGACTCCTTTCAGTTATAATACCAATATCGGGGTATCAGCTTCTTTCTGCAATTTTTCTCCTCAAGACGACTTTTTTATCATTGAAGCCGGAATCAATAAGAAAGGTGAGATGGATGAACTTTCCGAAATCATTGATCCGGAAATAGTTGTTTTCACTGCTTTCGGAAAAGCTCATTTAGAGGGTTTTGGAAATATCGAGACTATTATTCAAGAAAAAATTTTACTGGCTGAAAATGCCAAAACGATTTATTTAAACGGGGATAATATTTATGCCTTAAAACTCAAAGAGGATTTTTCCCATCAGGGAAAGGAAGTCATTCTTTTCGGCCTTCAAAATCATATCACCTCACAACTCTCACTTCTTGATTATCAATTGAATCCAACCGAAGGTATTACCAGATTCCGTTTCCAGTGTGAGGGTCAAGTTTATCGGTTCCAAGCTCCGATTTTTTCGCCGGAACTGATCATCTTACTCCTTCCAGTCCTTCATCAAGCATTCCAACTGGGCATCCAAGAGGAGGAAATCCAAATGGTTCTGAATGAAATTCTCCTTCCTGAGGGAAGAGAAAAGATCTATCATGTCGGAGAGGGGTACGTGATCGACGACAGCTATAATGCCAATCCAATTTCTTTGCATAAAGCTCTCAATTTATTGAAAAGATTCAACCATCAAGGGTATCAAACCTGGGTGGTTTTGGGAGATATGCTGGAGATGGGGAGTTTTTCCGAGGCAGTTCATCAAGAAAGTATCCGTTCTTTGGAAGAACACAATATCAAGAATGTCATTCTTTATGGTTCCTTGATGCATGGGGCAGCTGAAAAGGTGTTATCGAAAAACTCGGTGGACGGAGAATATTATTTGGCTTCTTCCCATGAAGAAATCAAAAAAATTCTTCTCGATCAAATTCCTTTCCCTTTTTCTCGACTTATTGTTTTATTTAAAGGGTCAAGAGCAATGAAATTAGAAGAAGCCATACCGACGGAGTGGATCGAGCATGAAACCTGGAATTATTCCCAATAA